From the Lathyrus oleraceus cultivar Zhongwan6 chromosome 4, CAAS_Psat_ZW6_1.0, whole genome shotgun sequence genome, one window contains:
- the LOC127137124 gene encoding uncharacterized protein LOC127137124, whose amino-acid sequence MLYSGWLACGSRLTAPHLPERVMRQFDCTKTIPIHPVVSTPPALTHTQMDDMFDDYESHLAPKEAQSIIAPSDWSHVDGYIKEFFRVSHPYMVQASLGDPPRPAHQEILEEEQTQLDHAKDVLPRYRRIMGIVHVGIDKSIFPDGSNVRHVLDAIMTKAQRALMYWRQHQRMERD is encoded by the coding sequence ATGTTATACTCTGGATGGTTGGCTTGCGGATCACGTCTCACTGCTCCTCATCTGCCAGAGCGCGTCATGCGGCAGTTCGATTGCACTAAGACCATTCCCATACACCCTGTTGTCTCTACTCCTCCTGCTTTGACACATACACAAATGGAtgacatgtttgatgattatgagagTCACCTGGCACCGAAGGAGGCACAAAGTATCATAGCCCCTAGCGACTGGAGCCACGTGGACGGGTACATCAAAGAgttcttcagggtgtcacatCCATATATGGTGCAGGCTTCTCTAGGAGACCCACCTAGGCCAGCTCATCAGGAGATACTAGAGGAGGAGCAAACACAATTAGATCATGCTAAGGATGTATTGCCTAGATACCGTCGCATTATGGGGATTGTGCATGTAGGCATTGACAAAAGTATCTTTCCTGATGGGTCTAATGTGAGACATGTCCTAGATGCCATCATGACGAAGGCACAAAGGGCATTGATGTACTGGAGACAACACCAGAGGATGGAGAGAGATTGA